The region GCCATATTCTCACTCCTGTAAGGCGCGGATGGCTGCTTGAAAAACCTTGTCTTTAACAACTGTTAAAGAACCCCGTATCGTGCAACCAGCCGCACGAGCGTGACCGCCTCCGCCAAATAACAAGGCCAGTTTGCTTACATCGGTCTTGCGGGAACGGAAGCTAACGCGTACTGTCTCCTCATCAATAACTTTAAACATTACAGCAAGCTCTACGCCTTCAATGTTGCGGGGGTAGTTGATAAAACCCTCAGTATTTTCCGCCCCGTCAGCATAAGTATCAACGGTTATCGCGGCAATTCGCCCGTCATGATGTAGTTCTAGGGTGTCCAACGCTTTCGTAAGGGCAACAATACTATCTAGCGGCTTTGTCTCCAGGTTCTCAGAAATAATATGGGGTTGAGCGCCTTTTTCTACAAGCTCAGCAGCATAACGCAGCGTCGTTGCCGTTGTATTTGCATAACGGAAAAATCCACAATCGGTAGCAATAGCCGTAAAAAGACAGCAAGCCACGACGGCGTCAACCGGTAAATTTAGCATTTTGAGCAGTTCAAAAACGATTTCTCCTGTTGCCGCCGCCTGACTGTCCACATACCAGTAATCAGCAAACTTCGTATTGGAAATATGATGATCAATATTTAAAATTGGCGCCTTTACAACTTCTTTGACTCGCCCAATCCGTTCTTCATCGCTAGCATCGAGGACAACTAACAGTTCAACGCCGTCATAAAACGTTACCGGCCGACGTATTTCATCATATCCAGGTAAAAATTGGTACATTGCTGGCACAGCATCATCGAGCAGCATAGTAACTTCTTTACCTGTCCGACGCAAACAGGAATAAAGCGCCAACATTGAACCCAAGCAATCGCCATCGGGATGAATATGGGCCGTCAGCACCAGACGCCCAGCCTGGCTTATTTTGACAGCAGCATCGTAGAGCGAGATTTCCATATTCACTGACTCTCTTCTTGTTTGATTTTGTTTAACAATTCTTGTATCCGCGCACTGTACTGCAGCGATTCATCCAAGTGCAAGGATAATTCGGGAACGTGCCGAATGCCAAGATGTCTGCCAATCTCTGTTCTAATGTATCCCAAGGCTCTGTGGAGTCCGGCCCATGTTTCCGCTTTTTCTTCATCGGAACCCATGAGGCTGAGAAAAATTTTAGCATAGCGTAAATCGCCGGATACCTCGACACCGGTAACCGTAACGAAACCAATGCGTGGGTCTTTAAGTTCTGTCAGAATGATTTTACTGACTTCCTGTTTTATAAATTCCTGCATCTTTTCGACGCGCAACTGTCCCATGTTTAACCACTCCCAGGGGCAGACTATTTAACCACTTCCATGGTAAAGGCTTCAATAATATCGCCAACCTTAATATCGCGATACCTTTCGATAGTAATACCACACTCAAAACCGGCGGCTACTTCCTTAACATCATCCTTAAAACGACGCAGCGACTCAACCTTTCCTTCATGTACGACAATTCCGTTCCGAATAACGCGTACTTGCGAGGAATTGGTAATTTTCCCCTCCAATACATAAGAACCGGCAACAAGGCCTTTCGGAATGGAAATGACTTGCCGCACCTCTACCCGGCCCTGGAGAACTTCCTTGTATTCCGGGGCAAGCATACCTGTCATGGCAGCTTCGACGTCATTGATAGCATCGTAAATAACGCGATAGGTGCGAATATCTACCTTCTCGGTTTCAGCCGCTTTTCGCGCGTTGGCATCAGGACGAACATTAAAACCAATAATCAGGGCATTTGATGCCGAAGCAAGCATAACATCTGATTCATTAATGGCGCCAACACCGCCGTGAACAATATTAACACGTACCTCTTTGTTCTTCAGATTGACCAACGCCTGGCGCAAAGCCTCAACTGATCCCTGCACATCAGCC is a window of Sporolituus thermophilus DSM 23256 DNA encoding:
- the rbfA gene encoding 30S ribosome-binding factor RbfA, which translates into the protein MGQLRVEKMQEFIKQEVSKIILTELKDPRIGFVTVTGVEVSGDLRYAKIFLSLMGSDEEKAETWAGLHRALGYIRTEIGRHLGIRHVPELSLHLDESLQYSARIQELLNKIKQEESQ
- a CDS encoding DHH family phosphoesterase; this encodes MEISLYDAAVKISQAGRLVLTAHIHPDGDCLGSMLALYSCLRRTGKEVTMLLDDAVPAMYQFLPGYDEIRRPVTFYDGVELLVVLDASDEERIGRVKEVVKAPILNIDHHISNTKFADYWYVDSQAAATGEIVFELLKMLNLPVDAVVACCLFTAIATDCGFFRYANTTATTLRYAAELVEKGAQPHIISENLETKPLDSIVALTKALDTLELHHDGRIAAITVDTYADGAENTEGFINYPRNIEGVELAVMFKVIDEETVRVSFRSRKTDVSKLALLFGGGGHARAAGCTIRGSLTVVKDKVFQAAIRALQE